A genomic segment from Triticum dicoccoides isolate Atlit2015 ecotype Zavitan chromosome 1A, WEW_v2.0, whole genome shotgun sequence encodes:
- the LOC119329040 gene encoding 30S ribosomal protein S16-2, chloroplastic/mitochondrial-like codes for MVVRIRLARFGCRNRPFYRVMAADSRSPRDGKHLEVLGYYNPLPGKDGGKRMGLKFDRVKYWLSVGAQPSDPVQRILFRAGVLPPPPLLAMGRKGGPRDRSPIHPMTGSPLDLEGVTIVNDPNAAEGDAEEPTEPSLEA; via the exons ATGGTGGTGCGGATCCGGCTCGCGCGGTTCGGCTGCCGGAACCGGCCCTTTTACCGTGTCATGGCCGCCGATAGCCGCTCCCCGCGAGACGGCAAGCACCTCGAGGTCCTCGGCTACTACAACCCGCTCCCCG GGAAGGATGGTGGCAAGAGGATGGGGCTCAAGTTCGACCGGGTCAA GTACTGGCTGTCTGTTGGGGCACAGCCATCAGATCCCGTTCAGCGTATCCTCTTCCGCGCTGGTGTTCTGCCTCCACCTCCATTGCTAGCTATGGGCCGGAAGGGTGGGCCACGTGACAGAAGCCCTATTCATCCGATGACTGGCAGCCCTTTGGATCTTGAGGGTGTCACAATTGTTAATGATCCCAATGCTGCTGAAGGTGACGCTGAAGAACCTACAGAACCTTCATTGGAGGCATGA